One genomic window of Glycine soja cultivar W05 chromosome 9, ASM419377v2, whole genome shotgun sequence includes the following:
- the LOC114424953 gene encoding protein PAM68, chloroplastic-like, producing MVATAATFFNPLFLHTHGRVNIWALSRISYLSGNVKSRFPIYRSEIHHQVHYFSHLAPICATFKEPMGFGPAPKKRKKSKMRRDYDEEDDDEEQEEEEEPGELFLK from the exons ATGGTTGCAACTGCCGCCACATTTTTCAATCCACTATTTCTTCACAcg CATGGTAGGGTTAACATATGGGCACTAAGCAGGATTAGCTACTTAAGTGGAAATGTGAAGTCTAGGTTCCCTATTTATAGATCAGAAATTCATCATCAGgttcattacttttcacacctTGCACCTATATGTGCAACCTTTAAGGAACCCATGGGGTTTGGACCAGCcccaaagaaaaggaagaaaagcaaGATGAGAAGGGAttatgatgaagaagatgatgatgaagaacaagaggaggaagaagaaccaGGGGAGTTATTCCTGAAGTAG